A region of the Exiguobacterium aurantiacum DSM 6208 genome:
GGAACGACTACCGGCGTCTGCGTTTGACGAGGTGTTCGACTTGAACGTGAAAGCGACGAACCGGCTCATTCAACGCGCCCTGCCGCTCTGCGCGACCGGGGCGAGTGTCGTCAACAACGCCGCTATCGTCGGTCACGTCAAATTCCCACCGATGCTCGGTCCATACGCTGCCTCCAAAGCGGCCGTCATCGCTTTGACGAAGACGTTCGCCCATCGGTTGAAAGGAAAAGTACGCTTCAACGCCCTCTGTTTCGGTCCCGTCGACACGCCGCTCAGTCATAAGCTGTACGGCGGAGAGGCGAAATTTCACGAAGCGATGACCCATCATTTCCGGGGCAATGCCGCCAAGCCGGAAGAAGTGGCCCCAGTCGTCACGTTCTTGTTGACCGCCGGGTCGAGCTATTTGAACGGTCAAGCCATCACGATCGACGGAGGGTATAGTCTTTCGTAACACAAACAAGCAGGCGAGCGCTCGCCTGCTTGTTTCATGCGTTTACTTTTCTGGAGCGCATGAGCTGATTTTGCAAATACGCGCGTTCTCGTTCGTGCATATCGTCCCAGTCGATCACGTCCTCGAAATAGTCGATGATTCCTTCGAACGCTTGAAATGAGGACGGATGGGCTTCGAGACGGGCGATGCGAATCGCTTCGAATACGGAGGCCATGACGAACATGTCGTGACTCGCATACGTCTTGACGGGGGCGAACGCTTGGAACAACGTGGCGTCAAGCGGTTTACGCTTTGCATGCCAATCGCTCTTCCCGTTCGAGAAGACGAAATCGCCTTCTGGCATCCGGCTGAGCTCGCGTAAAATGTCCCCGATGTAATGGATGGCATGGATGGCCGTATTCGGGTCATTGATGCCTGGCGAGACGCCTTTTAACGCGATCTCACTCAGCTTCTCGATAACGAACGCCGGATCTTGGATGGACGAACGGACTTCTCCGATTTGAAACAGTTCCACGTCATCTGCTTCCCCACCGACCCAATACCCGAGTAAATCTCCTTTCGCGACGAAGTCCCCGACCGCGACGACCGACTCAAAGCTAGTCGGCCGGTCTTCTTGTTTCTCACTCGCAAACAGTTGGATGTAACCGGTCCGCGAGGCGTAGACGGCCTGCCCTTCGAACGCATGGACCGAACGCGTCGGTACGATGCTCACCTCGTCACGCTCGACCGCCTCTCGCTGGCTCTTGATGACAGCGAGCGCTTCTCGATGCAGCGCTGACAACAACCGCTCCGCTTGAATCGAGACGCTGATCGTCTGGATGAACTTGACGAACGCCCAAATCGAACCGATGACGAGGAGAACGCTCACGCCCGAGGCGAGCACCGCGTCATCATCGGCCGTCCGGATCAAGAACAAGTTCGAGATGCCATAGACGGTCGTCATGATGAACAGGCCGAGCGTATGCTTCGCGGCAGCGTTCGTCAAAAAATTGTTTACCGTCCGGGGCGAGAACTGGGACGAGTATGTCGTCAAGACGACAA
Encoded here:
- a CDS encoding SDR family NAD(P)-dependent oxidoreductase, which codes for MGTFLITGATSGIGRAVALRLAEDGHDVFGVGRDEARGEEIEDASPRITFLKCDLSEPDEVEALMDGLKDQNITLDGLFNNAATFGRPGTPERLPASAFDEVFDLNVKATNRLIQRALPLCATGASVVNNAAIVGHVKFPPMLGPYAASKAAVIALTKTFAHRLKGKVRFNALCFGPVDTPLSHKLYGGEAKFHEAMTHHFRGNAAKPEEVAPVVTFLLTAGSSYLNGQAITIDGGYSLS
- a CDS encoding DUF2254 domain-containing protein; protein product: MLKRIHLMLSDSAWFVPFLYGFGGIVLTFLTQYFGGFFREILPEVLYLEKDSAANVLSSSFTSLMTMMTFSFSTILVVLTTYSSQFSPRTVNNFLTNAAAKHTLGLFIMTTVYGISNLFLIRTADDDAVLASGVSVLLVIGSIWAFVKFIQTISVSIQAERLLSALHREALAVIKSQREAVERDEVSIVPTRSVHAFEGQAVYASRTGYIQLFASEKQEDRPTSFESVVAVGDFVAKGDLLGYWVGGEADDVELFQIGEVRSSIQDPAFVIEKLSEIALKGVSPGINDPNTAIHAIHYIGDILRELSRMPEGDFVFSNGKSDWHAKRKPLDATLFQAFAPVKTYASHDMFVMASVFEAIRIARLEAHPSSFQAFEGIIDYFEDVIDWDDMHERERAYLQNQLMRSRKVNA